The Lycium barbarum isolate Lr01 chromosome 10, ASM1917538v2, whole genome shotgun sequence genome includes a region encoding these proteins:
- the LOC132615274 gene encoding defensin J1-2-like, whose protein sequence is MAGFKKVLATIFLMLMLVFATEMAEARTCESQSHRFKGTCVRKSNCAAVCQTEGFSGGDCRGARRRCFCTRPC, encoded by the exons ATGGCTGGCTTTAAGAAAGTGTTGGCAACTATTTTCCTTATGCTGATGCTGGTTTTTGCCACTG AGATGGCAGAGGCAAGGACTTGTGAGTCTCAAAGCCACAGGTTCAAGGGAACATGCGTAAGGAAGAGCAATTGTGCTGCTGTTTGTCAAACTGAGGGCTTTTCCGGTGGCGATTGCCGTGGTGCTCGTCGCCGTTGCTTCTGCACCAGACCCTGCTAA